One Pseudomonas brassicacearum genomic region harbors:
- a CDS encoding oxidoreductase, which yields MWNKTTPVMNLENNISRFGTLARTLAAGVLLLSAMSIEASARVAPKPDWSTGDIPSQKGRIVLITGGTSGMGYEDALALARAGAEVIIAARNPERGAEAIARIQMSVPDAKVRFEAVDLANLSSVSGLAQRLNQKLSRLDVLINNAAIMAPPERGTSADDLELQLATNYLGHFALTGLLMPLLRQSQDARVVSLSSIAAARGTLNFDDLQAEQKYDPYAAYAQSKLAILNWAFALQRRSDAERWGIRSIAAHPGVAVTELVARGPGLNSAFGQRWAEDRDAYHSSAQGALPTLYAATAPEAVGGAYYGPTGDEEKRGPLGFAKTPAAATEEADAERLWAVSERLTGVAYR from the coding sequence ATGTGGAATAAAACAACACCGGTAATGAACCTTGAGAACAACATCAGCCGATTTGGGACGTTGGCTCGTACCCTTGCCGCGGGTGTCTTGCTGCTGAGCGCCATGAGCATCGAAGCGTCTGCTCGTGTTGCACCGAAACCCGACTGGTCGACCGGCGATATACCCTCCCAGAAGGGCCGAATCGTCTTGATCACCGGCGGCACCAGTGGCATGGGCTATGAGGATGCGCTGGCACTGGCGCGTGCCGGCGCCGAAGTGATTATCGCCGCGCGCAATCCTGAGCGCGGCGCGGAGGCCATCGCACGCATCCAGATGTCGGTGCCCGATGCCAAGGTGCGGTTCGAGGCCGTGGACCTGGCCAACCTTTCCTCTGTGAGCGGTCTGGCCCAGCGCCTCAATCAGAAGCTGTCGCGCCTTGACGTGTTAATCAACAATGCCGCGATCATGGCGCCGCCCGAACGAGGTACGTCTGCGGATGATCTCGAGCTTCAATTGGCGACCAATTACCTGGGGCATTTCGCGCTCACCGGCCTGTTGATGCCGCTCTTGCGTCAAAGCCAGGACGCCCGCGTGGTGAGCCTTTCAAGCATTGCCGCCGCGCGTGGCACCCTGAACTTCGATGACCTTCAGGCCGAGCAGAAGTACGACCCGTATGCGGCCTACGCACAATCGAAACTGGCCATCCTGAATTGGGCATTCGCGTTGCAGCGGCGCAGTGACGCCGAACGTTGGGGCATTCGCAGCATCGCTGCGCACCCCGGCGTCGCCGTGACCGAGTTGGTCGCGCGGGGTCCCGGCCTCAACAGTGCGTTCGGCCAGCGCTGGGCAGAAGACCGCGACGCGTACCACTCCTCGGCACAAGGGGCGTTGCCCACGCTGTACGCCGCCACCGCACCGGAAGCCGTCGGCGGCGCTTATTACGGTCCGACCGGTGACGAAGAAAAACGTGGTCCGCTGGGCTTCGCCAAGACGCCCGCCGCCGCAACCGAGGAGGCGGACGCCGAACGGCTTTGGGCTGTCTCTGAGCGACTGACCGGCGTGGCCTATCGCTGA
- the gcvA gene encoding transcriptional regulator GcvA, protein MRDLPPTATLRAFEVATRHATFTSAAQELHVTQSAVSHQLKHLEDLWGLQLFERGKSLSLTAAGATLAPIVREFFMSLEATLGDLREQKGRVRLEVSTTYSFALKWLLPRLPSLSRLHPELLVSLDTTDKIIHFSNAQADVAIRLGKGIYPGLHSEFLFGEQVFPVASPDLLQRFGTPRSPADLLHYPLLTRDGAELVPKWEVWFQKVGLEFLPLKESVRFGDTNMTVEAALLGQGVALVRSGHVESEISDGRLVRLFDVQFPSPLAYYFVCPRGTESQPHIVNFRQWLIGEALKVQRAYG, encoded by the coding sequence ATGAGAGACCTGCCGCCGACCGCCACATTGCGTGCCTTTGAAGTCGCCACCCGGCACGCGACCTTTACCTCTGCTGCCCAAGAGCTGCACGTTACGCAAAGCGCGGTCAGTCACCAGCTCAAGCATCTCGAGGACCTTTGGGGATTGCAATTGTTCGAGCGTGGCAAGTCCTTAAGCCTCACGGCAGCCGGGGCTACGCTGGCGCCCATCGTGCGGGAATTCTTCATGAGCCTGGAGGCGACCCTGGGCGATCTGCGCGAGCAAAAAGGCAGGGTCCGACTCGAAGTCAGCACCACGTATTCCTTCGCACTGAAGTGGCTGCTGCCACGCTTGCCGAGTCTCTCCCGCCTGCATCCCGAGCTGTTGGTCTCATTGGACACCACGGACAAGATCATCCACTTCTCCAACGCCCAAGCCGATGTCGCGATCCGGCTCGGCAAGGGCATTTACCCGGGCCTGCATTCAGAGTTTCTGTTCGGCGAGCAGGTGTTTCCGGTGGCAAGTCCCGATCTTTTGCAGCGCTTCGGAACACCGCGCAGCCCTGCCGACTTGTTGCACTACCCGCTGCTGACCCGAGATGGCGCCGAGCTGGTGCCGAAATGGGAGGTCTGGTTTCAAAAGGTCGGGCTGGAGTTTTTGCCACTCAAGGAAAGCGTCAGGTTTGGGGATACCAACATGACGGTCGAGGCCGCGTTGCTCGGCCAGGGCGTCGCCTTGGTGCGCAGCGGGCATGTTGAAAGCGAAATCAGCGATGGTCGCCTGGTGCGGCTGTTCGATGTGCAGTTCCCATCACCGCTTGCCTACTATTTCGTCTGCCCAAGGGGCACCGAATCGCAGCCGCACATCGTCAACTTTCGCCAGTGGCTGATAGGTGAAGCGCTGAAAGTCCAACGAGCTTATGGGTAA
- a CDS encoding ABC transporter ATP-binding protein, with amino-acid sequence MLRVFERRLDPFPPDEAPPPPVGLVRFLWACTRGARGYMLAFALLSASVSIYEAWLFSFLGQVVDLLSTWKAGGDAQGQESRVLWGIGIVLLTSIGLVALRTMVQHQVLAINLPLRLRWDFHRLMLRQSLSFFSDEFSGRVTTKVMQTALAVREVLFTLIEIAPGIGVYFIAIIALAGGFALKLMLPFLAWIALFGLAMLYFVPRLGQVGQEQAHARSSMTGRISDAYTNITTVKLFSHSKREAHFARAAMEDFKLTGFRQMRLVSQFEIVNQALVVALIIGAGGYALWLWHQGQVGTGAVAAITAMALRINGMSHWIMWQMTALFESIGTVQDGMATLTLGPKVVDAPDARVLVPTGGAVTFDNVSFNYNGERQVLDGLSLDIRPGEKIGLVGRSGAGKSTLINLLLRFYDVDSGEIRIDGQNIAQVTQDSLRSAIGMVTQDTSLLHRSIRDNIAYGRPDATDEQIRRAAANAQADGFISQLSDRQGHNGYDTLVGERGIKLSGGQRQRIAIARVMLKNAPILLLDEATSALDSEVEVAIQESLDEMMEGKTVIAIAHRLSTIAAMDRLIVMDEGRIIEQGTHAELLARNGIYARLWHHQSGGFLGEDRGVVEAVE; translated from the coding sequence ATGCTTCGTGTGTTTGAACGAAGACTCGACCCTTTCCCACCCGATGAAGCACCACCGCCCCCTGTCGGCCTGGTACGGTTCCTGTGGGCCTGCACCCGAGGCGCCCGTGGCTACATGCTCGCGTTCGCGCTGCTCAGTGCCAGTGTGTCGATTTATGAAGCCTGGTTGTTTTCCTTCCTCGGGCAGGTCGTGGACCTGCTCTCGACCTGGAAAGCGGGTGGCGATGCGCAAGGGCAGGAAAGTCGAGTGTTGTGGGGCATCGGCATCGTGTTGCTCACCAGCATCGGGCTGGTGGCGCTGCGCACGATGGTGCAGCACCAGGTATTGGCGATCAATCTGCCGCTGCGCCTGCGCTGGGATTTCCATCGCCTCATGCTGCGGCAAAGCCTTTCATTTTTTTCCGACGAATTCTCCGGCCGGGTGACGACCAAGGTGATGCAAACAGCGCTCGCCGTGCGCGAAGTCCTGTTCACCCTCATCGAAATCGCACCCGGAATCGGGGTGTACTTCATCGCGATCATTGCACTGGCCGGCGGCTTCGCCCTGAAATTGATGCTGCCGTTCCTTGCCTGGATCGCATTGTTCGGCCTGGCCATGCTGTACTTCGTGCCACGCCTGGGGCAAGTCGGCCAGGAACAGGCCCACGCGCGGTCATCGATGACCGGGCGCATCTCGGACGCCTACACCAACATCACCACCGTGAAGCTGTTTTCGCACTCCAAACGTGAGGCGCATTTCGCGCGCGCGGCCATGGAGGATTTCAAGCTCACCGGCTTTCGCCAGATGCGCCTGGTCAGCCAGTTCGAAATCGTCAACCAGGCACTGGTGGTCGCGTTGATCATTGGTGCCGGCGGCTATGCCCTGTGGCTGTGGCACCAGGGCCAAGTCGGCACCGGGGCCGTGGCGGCGATTACTGCCATGGCGTTGCGTATCAACGGCATGTCGCACTGGATCATGTGGCAAATGACCGCGCTGTTCGAAAGCATCGGCACCGTGCAGGATGGCATGGCGACGTTGACCCTTGGCCCCAAGGTGGTGGATGCGCCCGATGCCCGCGTGCTGGTGCCCACTGGCGGCGCGGTGACCTTCGACAATGTCAGCTTCAACTACAACGGTGAACGCCAGGTGCTCGATGGCCTGAGCCTGGATATCCGCCCAGGCGAAAAGATCGGCCTGGTGGGCCGCTCCGGTGCCGGCAAGTCCACGCTGATCAACCTGCTGCTGCGCTTCTACGACGTGGACAGCGGTGAGATTCGCATCGACGGTCAAAACATCGCCCAGGTGACGCAGGACAGCCTGCGCAGCGCCATCGGCATGGTCACCCAGGACACCTCCCTGCTGCACCGTTCCATACGCGACAACATCGCCTACGGCCGTCCGGATGCGACCGACGAGCAGATCCGCAGGGCCGCGGCCAACGCCCAGGCCGATGGCTTCATCAGTCAACTGAGCGACCGCCAAGGTCATAACGGCTATGACACCTTGGTGGGCGAGCGCGGCATCAAGCTGTCGGGCGGCCAGCGTCAACGCATTGCCATCGCCCGGGTGATGCTCAAGAACGCCCCTATCCTGTTGCTTGACGAGGCCACCAGTGCCCTGGATTCGGAAGTCGAAGTCGCCATCCAGGAAAGCCTCGATGAAATGATGGAAGGCAAGACCGTCATCGCCATCGCCCATCGACTGTCAACGATCGCAGCCATGGACCGACTGATTGTCATGGATGAGGGACGTATCATCGAACAAGGTACCCATGCCGAGCTGCTGGCGAGAAACGGCATTTACGCGCGGCTGTGGCATCACCAGAGCGGTGGGTTTCTGGGCGAGGATCGGGGGGTGGTCGAGGCGGTGGAATAG
- a CDS encoding NTP/NDP exchange transporter: MSTPSFLHRLSLALNAQDDELCPALCGFVLFLCLFTGYFMLRPIRESMGITAGVENLQWLFTATFLVMLAAVPMFAWLSSRVPRLRLVDWVYGFFAINLLMFVELFEFQPDSVWLARTFYVWISVYNLFVVSVAWSLMADVFDGEQARRLFAFIAAGASVGGLLGPALSAMLIETLGASGLMFLAALLLGAALGLKQTLMRWRATGGAGRPGAAPTQSPRQPLGGNPFSGLTAVLKSPYLLGIAGFVVLLATVSTFLYFEQARLVAELFPDRETQVRVFGTLDFIVQAGALLSQLFITGRIAPKLGVGALLAVVPLLMCIGFLGLALAPGFAVLAALMIVRRIGEYAFVRPGREMLFAPLDAESKYKAKNLIDTVVYRAGDAVSGWAKSLLDMLGQGAGMTAVIGAGCALLWGYLGFQLGRQADHLQGESVPMQASAAET, translated from the coding sequence ATGAGTACGCCTTCCTTCCTGCATCGTCTGAGTCTGGCGCTTAACGCACAAGACGATGAACTGTGTCCGGCACTGTGCGGGTTTGTGCTGTTCCTCTGCCTTTTCACTGGCTATTTCATGCTGCGCCCGATCCGTGAATCCATGGGGATCACGGCGGGCGTGGAGAATTTGCAATGGCTGTTCACCGCAACCTTTCTGGTCATGTTGGCGGCCGTCCCGATGTTTGCCTGGCTCAGTTCTCGGGTTCCGCGCCTGCGCCTCGTTGATTGGGTATACGGGTTCTTCGCCATCAACTTGCTGATGTTCGTCGAGCTGTTTGAGTTCCAGCCGGACAGTGTGTGGCTAGCCCGTACCTTTTACGTATGGATCTCGGTGTACAACCTGTTTGTTGTGTCTGTGGCCTGGAGCCTGATGGCGGATGTCTTCGACGGTGAGCAGGCCAGACGTCTATTCGCTTTCATTGCCGCGGGGGCCAGTGTGGGTGGCCTGCTGGGGCCAGCATTGAGTGCGATGCTCATCGAAACGCTCGGCGCGTCAGGGTTGATGTTTCTGGCAGCCTTGCTGTTAGGTGCTGCCCTGGGGTTGAAACAGACATTGATGCGCTGGCGCGCCACGGGTGGGGCCGGTCGACCCGGTGCCGCGCCGACACAAAGCCCCCGCCAACCACTGGGTGGCAATCCATTCAGCGGCTTGACCGCCGTGCTCAAGTCGCCTTACTTACTGGGGATTGCAGGTTTCGTGGTGTTGTTGGCGACGGTGAGCACTTTTCTCTATTTCGAGCAGGCTCGTTTGGTGGCTGAGTTGTTTCCTGATCGCGAGACGCAGGTGCGCGTCTTTGGCACCCTTGATTTCATCGTGCAAGCCGGTGCATTGCTCTCTCAGTTATTCATCACCGGACGCATCGCACCGAAGCTGGGCGTGGGGGCGTTGCTGGCAGTTGTACCGCTGTTGATGTGCATCGGCTTCCTGGGCCTCGCCCTGGCGCCGGGTTTCGCGGTGCTGGCGGCATTGATGATCGTGCGGCGGATCGGCGAGTATGCATTCGTCCGACCGGGCCGGGAAATGCTCTTTGCACCGCTGGATGCCGAGAGCAAGTACAAGGCCAAGAACCTGATCGACACCGTCGTTTACCGCGCAGGGGATGCCGTCAGCGGCTGGGCCAAGAGCCTGCTCGACATGCTGGGGCAGGGGGCCGGCATGACAGCAGTGATCGGCGCCGGTTGCGCATTGCTGTGGGGGTACCTGGGCTTTCAGTTGGGGCGGCAGGCCGATCACTTGCAGGGCGAGTCGGTCCCAATGCAGGCGAGCGCCGCCGAAACTTAA
- a CDS encoding DUF2790 domain-containing protein, producing MPLDIAQVVRIDEPRSQVCEVVRAKMTYVDTQGVTQRISFLKLAEACVLQ from the coding sequence ATGCCGCTGGACATCGCCCAGGTTGTTCGCATCGATGAGCCGAGATCGCAGGTGTGCGAGGTCGTGCGAGCAAAGATGACGTACGTCGATACCCAAGGGGTGACGCAGCGCATCAGCTTTCTGAAATTGGCCGAGGCGTGCGTGCTCCAGTGA
- the yfcF gene encoding glutathione transferase translates to MSNSRLRLYVDSQFTSPYAMSVFVVLREKGIEFEMSPIDLEVSENQTEGYANLSLTQRVPTLVHGDFALSESSAITEYLEEVFPLPPVYPQDRLQRAKARQVQAWLRSDLLPIRQERSTLVVFYGLKSAPLSSLAESAARKLIGAAQTLLADSPEYLFGQWSIADVDLALMLNRLILNGDPVPTALVEYAQRQWQRPAVQEWVHLQRPAL, encoded by the coding sequence GTGAGTAATTCCCGCCTGCGCCTTTACGTTGACTCTCAATTCACCAGCCCGTATGCCATGTCGGTTTTCGTGGTGCTACGCGAAAAGGGCATCGAATTTGAAATGAGCCCGATAGATCTCGAAGTCTCCGAAAACCAGACAGAGGGCTATGCCAACCTTTCGCTGACTCAGCGCGTACCTACACTCGTGCATGGCGACTTTGCCCTGTCTGAATCTTCGGCGATCACTGAGTATCTGGAAGAGGTATTTCCTCTGCCGCCGGTTTACCCACAAGACCGCCTGCAGCGGGCGAAGGCACGACAAGTCCAGGCCTGGTTGCGCAGTGACCTGTTGCCGATCCGACAGGAGCGTTCCACATTGGTGGTGTTTTATGGCCTCAAATCAGCGCCCTTGTCGTCCCTTGCCGAATCGGCAGCACGCAAGTTGATCGGTGCCGCACAAACGCTGCTGGCCGACAGCCCAGAGTACCTGTTCGGTCAATGGTCGATTGCCGATGTGGACCTGGCGTTGATGCTCAACCGACTGATACTCAATGGTGACCCAGTGCCCACGGCGTTGGTGGAATACGCGCAGCGCCAATGGCAACGACCAGCCGTCCAGGAGTGGGTCCATCTGCAGCGTCCGGCGCTGTAG
- a CDS encoding tetratricopeptide repeat protein: MFKIAFLLLLVTAVTGCQSLTRPDDFDSSLVNLRCMLFVGARPFEQDHLLYIERYADYGNATCQAMLGKLYQEGGNGVDQDFSKARALFVESAKLSPSSNILLGRMAELGEGEPVDYAKAREFYRLSGKNAALPLGRLMEEGKGGPQDLPGALALYLDSTESFRDDAWEAMNRLRKAGQPLNEAQEKRYQQIWLTGFINHQRRRLAVREVFEAVNATGEVKKVTLSYRFKSDSGVPQVTMIKGSGDTNVDKWIMEAAQQITMGDSAPLTDSSGVQDIQAPLIFSPRDTRRMNGICGKKSCS; the protein is encoded by the coding sequence ATGTTCAAAATTGCCTTTCTCCTATTGCTTGTCACCGCGGTCACAGGTTGCCAGAGCCTTACCCGGCCTGATGATTTCGACTCCTCGCTCGTCAACTTACGCTGCATGTTGTTCGTCGGTGCGAGGCCCTTCGAACAGGACCATCTGCTTTACATCGAGCGATATGCCGATTATGGCAATGCCACGTGCCAGGCCATGCTGGGCAAGTTGTATCAAGAGGGCGGAAACGGCGTTGATCAGGATTTCAGCAAGGCCCGGGCTCTGTTCGTTGAGTCCGCCAAGCTGAGCCCGAGCAGCAATATTCTACTGGGGCGGATGGCCGAGCTTGGTGAAGGCGAGCCCGTGGATTACGCCAAGGCGCGTGAGTTCTATCGCCTCTCGGGTAAGAACGCCGCGCTGCCCCTTGGCCGATTGATGGAGGAAGGCAAGGGTGGCCCGCAGGACCTGCCTGGAGCTTTGGCGTTGTATCTGGATTCGACCGAGTCCTTTCGTGATGACGCGTGGGAAGCCATGAACCGATTGCGCAAAGCAGGGCAGCCGCTCAATGAAGCGCAGGAAAAGCGTTATCAGCAAATATGGCTTACAGGGTTCATCAATCATCAACGCCGCCGTCTGGCTGTTCGTGAGGTGTTCGAGGCGGTCAATGCCACGGGCGAAGTGAAAAAAGTCACGTTGTCCTATCGCTTCAAATCAGACAGCGGCGTACCTCAGGTGACGATGATCAAGGGTTCGGGCGATACCAATGTGGACAAGTGGATCATGGAGGCAGCGCAACAGATCACGATGGGCGACTCCGCGCCGCTGACTGACAGTTCGGGCGTGCAGGATATCCAGGCGCCGCTCATATTTTCGCCTCGAGACACCCGACGCATGAATGGAATATGTGGCAAGAAGTCCTGTAGCTGA
- a CDS encoding SDR family oxidoreductase, translating to MAKTWFITGTSSGLGRALAEHALQRGDRVIATVRKLRALDELKARFPERLSVLVLDLTDTANVRQTVDAAFGQAGQVDYVISNAGYGLVGAAEELSDEQIARQLATNLTGSIQLIRAVLPHLRRQGGGRIMQVSSEGGQVAYPGFSLYHASKWGIEGFVEAVAQEVAGFGIDFILAEPGPTDTGFGAGVDYAQASPAYADTPADKIRLTLQSGMFPVKGDPQRTVETMMQALDQPLPPFRLALGSTAYNNIHAALTKRLQVLDAHKHEAFAADK from the coding sequence ATGGCTAAGACATGGTTTATCACCGGTACATCCTCTGGGCTCGGACGCGCGCTTGCCGAACACGCCCTGCAACGCGGCGACCGCGTCATCGCGACGGTGCGCAAGCTTCGTGCCCTGGATGAGCTGAAGGCACGTTTCCCAGAGCGATTATCGGTATTGGTACTTGACCTCACCGACACGGCAAACGTTCGCCAAACCGTCGATGCCGCTTTTGGACAAGCAGGCCAAGTGGATTATGTCATCAGTAACGCGGGTTATGGGTTAGTGGGAGCCGCCGAGGAGTTGAGCGACGAACAGATTGCCCGGCAACTGGCAACCAATCTCACGGGTAGCATCCAGCTGATCCGTGCCGTGCTTCCTCATTTGCGCCGCCAAGGCGGTGGCCGAATCATGCAGGTCTCCTCGGAAGGAGGACAGGTCGCTTATCCCGGCTTCAGCCTTTATCACGCCAGCAAATGGGGCATTGAAGGATTCGTGGAGGCCGTTGCGCAAGAAGTCGCTGGCTTCGGTATTGACTTCATCCTGGCTGAACCAGGGCCGACGGATACTGGCTTCGGCGCAGGCGTCGACTATGCCCAGGCATCGCCTGCCTATGCCGATACGCCGGCCGACAAGATTCGCTTGACGTTGCAGTCAGGAATGTTTCCAGTGAAAGGTGACCCGCAGCGCACGGTGGAAACGATGATGCAGGCATTGGATCAGCCTCTTCCGCCCTTTCGCCTGGCGCTCGGCAGTACGGCCTACAACAACATTCATGCCGCACTGACGAAGCGCTTGCAGGTGCTTGACGCTCACAAGCATGAAGCCTTCGCGGCCGACAAGTGA
- a CDS encoding heavy metal response regulator transcription factor, with the protein MRLLIIEDEEKTSSYVHRGLSELGYIVDVATNGIDGLHYALEMDYDVVILDVMLPGKDGYGVLQGLRLHKKTPVIMLSARGTVDDRVRGLREGADDYLAKPFSFAELVARVQALIRRRADDTADPTHLRIDDLEVDLQARKVTRAGLRLDLTAKEFCLLSLLARHQGEILSKLMIAEQVWDMNFDSDANVVEVAIKRVRSKVDAPYPRKLLHTVRGMGYVLESREAESRQNGAP; encoded by the coding sequence ATGCGTTTGCTCATCATTGAGGACGAAGAAAAGACGTCCTCTTATGTGCATCGTGGCTTGAGCGAGCTCGGCTACATTGTCGATGTCGCGACGAATGGCATCGATGGCCTGCACTACGCGCTGGAGATGGATTACGACGTCGTGATCCTGGATGTCATGTTGCCGGGCAAGGACGGTTACGGCGTGCTGCAGGGCTTGCGCCTGCACAAGAAAACCCCGGTCATCATGTTGTCGGCAAGGGGCACGGTGGATGATCGTGTCCGGGGGCTGCGAGAGGGCGCCGATGATTACCTGGCCAAACCCTTTTCCTTCGCCGAACTGGTCGCGCGCGTCCAGGCATTGATCCGGCGTCGCGCCGATGACACCGCCGACCCGACGCACTTGCGCATCGATGACCTGGAGGTCGACCTGCAGGCACGCAAGGTCACCCGGGCCGGGCTGCGGCTGGATCTGACGGCCAAGGAGTTCTGCCTTTTGAGCCTGCTGGCGCGACACCAGGGTGAGATTCTTTCCAAATTGATGATTGCCGAGCAGGTCTGGGACATGAATTTCGACAGTGACGCCAATGTGGTCGAAGTGGCGATCAAGCGCGTGCGATCCAAGGTGGATGCACCTTATCCACGCAAGCTGCTGCATACCGTCCGTGGCATGGGTTATGTACTGGAAAGTCGTGAAGCCGAAAGCAGGCAAAATGGGGCGCCATGA
- a CDS encoding heavy metal sensor histidine kinase produces the protein MKGSIAKRLALMFALAVMLITAISATLLRCSLKQSLEVQMQNELILRHSVLDPVLAKYDSPAFWVGLRQKLDGLTPADERVRYWILVEDPDYTYGGPMPDGQDWSKRPDGFFTVEIPERDRPMVLSIKTIAPMGNRPELRFIVGLDSTPFMKTLDHFTRTLILTSAVGVVLVTLLGYWIARFGLGPVRRLSRQANSLPPGDSKQRLDTEALPSELQEMAVSFNGALARQEAAWCQLEGFNANVAHELRTPLTNLIGQTQVALAHGRDVNELQDLLQSNLEELERMGTIVNDMLFLAGAESGQRATELSDVSLYEEASKTVEYLEPVLLDKQLSVVIDGDMRVCIDRRLFHRSLANLLQNAARYAVPASTITVSLENRGVQATVSVSNAGEPIDNVHLERLFERFYRADAARARSDAHHGLGLSIVRAVASMHGGRVFAHSKDGLNTFGFSLASQAAR, from the coding sequence ATGAAAGGATCGATAGCCAAGCGACTCGCCCTGATGTTTGCCCTTGCCGTCATGCTGATCACCGCGATCAGCGCGACACTGTTGCGCTGCTCTTTGAAGCAATCGCTTGAAGTCCAGATGCAAAACGAGTTGATCCTGCGCCATTCTGTCCTCGACCCCGTGCTTGCAAAATACGATTCCCCGGCATTCTGGGTCGGTTTGCGTCAGAAACTCGATGGCCTGACGCCCGCGGATGAGCGGGTGCGTTATTGGATTCTGGTTGAAGACCCTGACTACACATATGGTGGGCCGATGCCGGACGGCCAGGATTGGTCGAAGCGTCCGGATGGATTTTTCACCGTTGAGATACCGGAGCGAGATCGTCCCATGGTGCTGTCGATCAAGACCATCGCCCCCATGGGGAACCGTCCGGAGCTGCGCTTTATCGTGGGACTCGATTCAACGCCATTCATGAAGACCCTGGACCATTTCACCAGAACGCTGATCCTGACGTCGGCGGTGGGCGTTGTGTTGGTTACGCTGCTGGGTTACTGGATCGCGCGTTTCGGCCTGGGCCCGGTCAGGCGGCTGAGCCGTCAGGCCAACAGTCTGCCGCCGGGCGATTCAAAACAACGACTGGACACCGAGGCGCTGCCAAGCGAGTTGCAGGAAATGGCGGTGTCGTTCAACGGCGCCCTGGCTCGCCAGGAAGCCGCCTGGTGCCAGCTCGAAGGATTCAATGCCAATGTGGCCCACGAACTGCGAACGCCCCTGACCAACCTGATCGGGCAGACCCAGGTCGCGTTGGCCCACGGACGGGACGTGAATGAGCTTCAGGATCTGTTGCAGTCGAACCTCGAAGAGCTGGAACGGATGGGCACCATCGTCAATGACATGCTGTTCCTGGCGGGCGCCGAAAGCGGTCAGCGGGCAACCGAGTTGAGTGATGTCTCGCTTTATGAAGAAGCCTCGAAGACCGTGGAATACCTGGAGCCCGTTTTGCTCGACAAACAGTTGAGTGTGGTGATCGACGGCGACATGCGCGTATGTATCGACCGGCGTCTTTTCCACCGTTCCCTGGCCAATCTGCTGCAAAACGCGGCGCGCTACGCAGTGCCGGCGAGCACCATCACGGTGAGCCTGGAAAACCGTGGAGTGCAGGCCACGGTGAGTGTTTCCAATGCCGGGGAACCCATCGATAACGTGCACCTGGAGCGCTTGTTCGAGCGTTTCTATCGGGCTGATGCCGCCAGGGCGCGAAGCGACGCGCACCATGGCCTGGGACTCTCCATCGTGCGGGCGGTGGCGTCCATGCATGGCGGACGTGTGTTCGCCCACAGCAAGGACGGGCTCAACACTTTTGGATTTTCCCTGGCGAGCCAAGCCGCGCGCTAG
- a CDS encoding VOC family protein produces MISHVFIGVNDFRRALVFYQGVLQTLGLESKFTDLERPWAAWKHPDTPRPLIVVGKPFNGESASPGNGQMIALLAPDRQSVNTAYALALTLDGTCEGAPGLRPEYHPDYYGAYFRDPEGNKICVCCHEAE; encoded by the coding sequence ATGATTTCACACGTATTCATCGGAGTGAATGACTTCAGGCGAGCGCTTGTGTTTTATCAAGGGGTCCTGCAAACCCTGGGGCTCGAGTCCAAGTTCACCGACCTTGAGCGACCCTGGGCGGCCTGGAAACACCCAGACACCCCACGTCCTCTGATCGTGGTGGGCAAGCCTTTCAATGGCGAATCAGCATCTCCAGGCAACGGGCAAATGATTGCTTTGTTGGCGCCTGATCGGCAGAGCGTAAACACGGCTTATGCCTTGGCGTTGACATTGGACGGAACTTGCGAAGGGGCTCCAGGCCTGAGGCCGGAATACCACCCGGATTATTATGGTGCGTACTTTCGAGATCCCGAAGGCAATAAAATATGCGTTTGTTGCCACGAGGCGGAATGA